From Dethiosulfovibrio russensis, a single genomic window includes:
- a CDS encoding YgeY family selenium metabolism-linked hydrolase, translating to MKIPFDQVVAKAEEYKDDMTRFLRDMIALPSESCGEEAVIKRIKEEMEKVGFDRVEIDPMGNVLGYLGRGEHLIAMDAHIDTVGIGEIKNWKFDPYKGMEEGDVIGGRGASDQEGGMAAMVYAGKIIKDLGLEDDYTLLVTGTVQEEDCDGLCWQYIIEEDGIHPEFVVSTEPTDCRIYRGQRGRMEIKVETGGISCHGSAPERGENAIYKMAPIVMELRALHENLKDDDFLGKGSLTISQIFHKSPSRCAVADGCTISIDRRLTWGETWEGALQEVRNLPAVKEAEAEVSLYTYERPSWTGLVYPTDCYFPAWKLEEEHPACRTLVDGYRMLFDREPVVDKWTFSTNGVSIMGRHGIPVIGFGPGKEEEAHAPNEKTWKSHLVTCAAMYAVIPGIYVDEHCD from the coding sequence GTGAAGATCCCTTTTGATCAGGTGGTGGCGAAGGCGGAGGAGTACAAGGACGATATGACCCGTTTCCTCAGGGACATGATAGCCCTGCCCAGCGAGAGCTGCGGCGAGGAGGCCGTCATAAAGAGGATCAAGGAGGAGATGGAGAAGGTCGGTTTCGACAGAGTGGAGATAGATCCCATGGGCAACGTCCTGGGATACCTGGGACGGGGCGAGCACCTGATAGCCATGGACGCCCACATCGACACGGTCGGCATAGGGGAGATAAAGAACTGGAAGTTCGATCCCTATAAGGGAATGGAGGAAGGCGACGTCATAGGAGGCCGGGGAGCCAGCGACCAGGAGGGCGGAATGGCCGCCATGGTCTACGCCGGAAAGATAATAAAGGACCTGGGACTCGAAGACGACTACACCCTTCTCGTCACAGGGACGGTCCAGGAGGAGGACTGCGACGGCCTCTGCTGGCAGTACATCATAGAGGAGGACGGAATACATCCCGAGTTCGTAGTCAGCACCGAGCCCACAGACTGCCGGATCTACCGGGGCCAGAGGGGAAGGATGGAGATAAAGGTAGAGACCGGAGGCATAAGCTGTCACGGCTCCGCCCCGGAGAGAGGGGAGAACGCCATATACAAGATGGCCCCTATCGTCATGGAGCTTAGAGCCCTCCACGAGAACCTGAAGGACGACGACTTCCTGGGCAAGGGCAGCCTGACCATATCCCAGATATTCCACAAATCCCCCTCCCGGTGCGCCGTGGCGGACGGATGCACCATATCCATAGACCGCCGTCTGACCTGGGGCGAGACCTGGGAGGGAGCCCTTCAGGAGGTCAGAAACCTTCCGGCCGTCAAGGAGGCCGAGGCGGAGGTGTCTCTCTACACCTACGAGAGACCTTCCTGGACCGGCCTGGTATACCCGACCGACTGCTACTTCCCCGCCTGGAAGCTGGAGGAGGAGCACCCGGCCTGTAGGACCCTGGTGGACGGCTACAGAATGCTGTTCGACCGGGAACCCGTCGTGGACAAGTGGACCTTCTCCACCAACGGCGTCTCCATAATGGGCCGCCACGGCATACCGGTCATAGGCTTCGGACCAGGCAAGGAAGAGGAAGCCCACGCCCCCAACGAGAAGACCTGGAAAAGCCACCTGGTGACCTGCGCCGCCATGTACGCCGTCATCCCGGGAATCTACGTGGACGAACACTGCGATTAA
- a CDS encoding TRAP transporter substrate-binding protein produces MKRRVMIITLALVVALCSSALAGPKVLKLAHLNPQQPFENATGAMAAVFKSMVEAGTNGSVQVKVFPAGQLGNERETMEQVKVGVVQSYIASAGGMAPFYPLYGVLDIPFAVPNYAVAWKVFDGSFGEYLKEDIKKVTGFKVLGFGEAGGFFQLSNSVRPIKTVEDMKGLKMRTMTLPTHQNLMKTYGAAATPIAWAEVYTALQTGVADGQHNPLPIVLLGKLFEVQKYLTLTNHIYSTYCWIMNDEFWDGLSDQEKEVVNSSAITAIVAGRGLNRIIEGSDRGLPTIIEKGMEVNTPTPEAMEQFREMGKDSAMVFIKENFGDKGVEIADLYLEAIDDAVDELEDD; encoded by the coding sequence ATGAAGCGTAGAGTGATGATTATAACCCTGGCGTTGGTGGTGGCCCTGTGTTCCTCGGCCCTGGCGGGACCGAAGGTCCTCAAACTGGCCCATCTGAACCCTCAGCAGCCCTTCGAGAACGCCACTGGAGCCATGGCGGCTGTGTTCAAGAGCATGGTCGAGGCCGGAACCAACGGTTCGGTTCAGGTGAAGGTCTTCCCCGCCGGACAGCTCGGCAACGAGAGAGAGACGATGGAGCAGGTCAAGGTCGGAGTGGTCCAGAGCTACATAGCCTCCGCCGGAGGAATGGCTCCCTTCTATCCACTTTACGGCGTCCTGGACATCCCCTTCGCCGTTCCTAATTACGCGGTGGCCTGGAAGGTCTTCGACGGTTCCTTCGGTGAATATCTGAAGGAGGATATCAAAAAGGTAACCGGCTTCAAGGTCCTCGGTTTCGGCGAGGCGGGAGGCTTCTTCCAGCTCTCCAACAGCGTTCGCCCCATAAAGACCGTGGAGGACATGAAGGGCCTCAAGATGCGCACCATGACCCTTCCCACCCATCAGAATCTCATGAAAACCTACGGGGCCGCCGCTACCCCCATAGCCTGGGCCGAGGTCTACACGGCGCTCCAGACCGGCGTGGCCGACGGACAACACAACCCCCTTCCCATAGTCCTTCTGGGGAAGCTATTCGAGGTTCAGAAGTACCTCACCCTGACCAATCATATATACAGCACCTACTGCTGGATAATGAACGACGAGTTCTGGGACGGCCTCAGCGACCAGGAGAAGGAGGTAGTCAACTCCTCCGCGATAACCGCCATAGTGGCCGGGCGGGGCCTAAACCGGATTATCGAGGGATCCGACAGAGGACTTCCCACCATCATAGAGAAGGGCATGGAGGTCAATACCCCGACTCCGGAGGCCATGGAACAGTTCCGCGAGATGGGCAAGGACTCGGCAATGGTGTTCATAAAGGAGAACTTCGGCGATAAGGGCGTGGAGATAGCGGATCTCTATCTCGAGGCCATAGACGACGCAGTGGACGAGCTGGAAGACGATTAG
- a CDS encoding TRAP transporter small permease, with translation MTKDRKSAGRGVFSLAERLGNGLERFLEVPVLILSIVMTASVLAGVFFRYVLRSPLGWSEELSRYIMIWMALLSVALCIWRQEHVGVTMFIKKLPRLLAKTLVFASNGLVMFFLYILLAYGLKMAERGKSQIATGLGTTMEWWLMAVPVSAGICMVMLACKMVLDVRRRDLDEILMSEELVDAVKREEGLDF, from the coding sequence ATGACGAAGGATAGAAAAAGCGCGGGCCGGGGAGTTTTCTCCCTGGCCGAGCGCCTCGGAAACGGTCTGGAGAGGTTCCTGGAGGTCCCGGTACTGATACTGTCGATCGTCATGACCGCATCGGTGCTCGCCGGGGTCTTCTTCCGATACGTCCTTCGATCCCCACTGGGATGGAGCGAGGAGCTCTCCCGTTACATAATGATATGGATGGCCCTGCTGTCGGTGGCCCTTTGCATATGGAGGCAGGAGCACGTGGGAGTGACCATGTTCATAAAAAAACTTCCCCGGCTTCTGGCCAAGACCCTGGTCTTCGCCTCCAACGGACTGGTCATGTTCTTCCTCTACATACTTCTGGCCTATGGGCTCAAGATGGCCGAGAGGGGGAAGTCCCAGATAGCCACCGGATTGGGGACCACCATGGAATGGTGGCTCATGGCGGTGCCTGTCAGCGCCGGTATCTGCATGGTCATGCTGGCCTGCAAGATGGTGCTGGACGTCAGGCGCAGGGATCTGGACGAGATCCTGATGTCGGAGGAGCTGGTGGACGCGGTCAAGAGAGAGGAAGGACTGGACTTTTAG
- a CDS encoding ornithine carbamoyltransferase, producing MNTIFRGKDFITLEEWTKEEIDTLLEVSKDLKKDFAMGKTTPYLPYQTVFLMFFEQSTRTRNSMEAGITQLGGHAHFLDTSTMQVSHGEVAKDTAVILSRMGHAIACRNCFWGIGNAYLRDMAKYSSAPILNLQDDLFHPMQGLADLLTIQEKRGSDVKNLKVSIIWAYATTHKKPISVPLTQSLLFPRYGMDVTLAYPEGYDLPDWVVEQAKKHAESTGGSFRITHDQEEAYKDADVVFPKNWGSWFKNPSTEVVDAGLEANKGWKCTEERFALANKDCLYMHALPADRQNEVDASIIDGPNSAIYDEAENRLHTAKSVMALTMGGRGRQ from the coding sequence ATGAACACGATATTTAGAGGCAAGGACTTCATCACGCTGGAGGAATGGACCAAGGAGGAGATAGACACCCTCCTGGAGGTATCCAAGGACCTGAAAAAGGACTTCGCCATGGGCAAGACGACCCCCTATCTGCCATATCAGACCGTCTTCCTCATGTTCTTCGAGCAGTCCACCAGGACCAGGAACTCCATGGAGGCGGGGATAACCCAGCTCGGCGGACACGCCCATTTCCTGGACACCAGCACCATGCAGGTATCCCACGGAGAGGTCGCCAAGGACACGGCGGTCATCCTATCCCGTATGGGCCACGCCATAGCCTGCCGCAACTGCTTCTGGGGAATAGGAAACGCCTATCTGAGGGACATGGCCAAGTATTCCTCCGCTCCTATCCTCAACCTCCAGGACGACCTGTTCCATCCCATGCAGGGACTGGCGGACCTGTTGACCATACAGGAGAAGAGGGGCAGCGACGTCAAAAACCTCAAGGTCTCCATCATCTGGGCCTACGCCACAACCCACAAGAAGCCCATCTCCGTGCCTCTGACCCAGAGCCTTCTGTTCCCTCGATACGGCATGGACGTCACCCTGGCCTATCCCGAGGGCTACGACCTTCCCGACTGGGTCGTCGAGCAGGCCAAGAAGCACGCCGAGAGCACCGGCGGATCCTTCAGGATAACCCACGACCAGGAGGAGGCCTACAAGGACGCCGACGTGGTCTTCCCCAAAAACTGGGGCTCCTGGTTCAAGAACCCAAGCACCGAGGTGGTAGACGCCGGTCTGGAGGCCAACAAGGGCTGGAAGTGCACCGAGGAGCGTTTCGCCCTGGCGAACAAGGACTGCCTCTACATGCACGCCCTTCCGGCGGACCGGCAGAACGAGGTGGACGCCTCCATCATAGACGGCCCCAACTCGGCCATCTACGACGAGGCGGAGAACCGCCTTCACACGGCAAAATCGGTCATGGCTCTCACCATGGGAGGCAGAGGCCGCCAGTAG
- a CDS encoding ABC transporter permease: MITGLLAGALQMSTPLMMGALAEVYAERTGVMIIAIEGIFLLGAWGGFVAAYSTGSMMLGLLAAMAIGTATALVYGIFTVKLKQHQIVTGTAINIFAAGLGIFLYRVFFGVPLLPLTVDPLERIAVPGLSSIPVIGEALFHQNALTYLAWALIPVGYWILYKTQLGLILRSTGENPEAVDAAGIKVETVRLGAVLAAGALDGLAGAFYSLGFLGMYTNDIIGGRGWIAFAICFLGNWNPMGVLVGALVFGLADAMAIQLQTSGVTLIPNEFLIAMPYILTIVATVARKRFNVPATLGVPYEKERR; this comes from the coding sequence ATGATTACCGGACTGCTGGCCGGAGCCCTCCAGATGAGCACCCCCCTGATGATGGGAGCCCTGGCGGAGGTCTACGCCGAGAGGACCGGGGTCATGATAATCGCCATAGAGGGGATCTTCCTCCTGGGAGCCTGGGGAGGTTTCGTGGCCGCATATTCGACCGGAAGCATGATGCTCGGTCTGCTGGCCGCCATGGCTATAGGGACGGCCACGGCCCTGGTCTACGGGATCTTCACGGTAAAGCTCAAACAGCATCAGATAGTAACGGGCACGGCGATAAACATCTTCGCCGCCGGACTGGGCATATTCCTCTACAGGGTCTTCTTCGGAGTTCCCCTTCTTCCCCTTACGGTGGATCCCCTCGAGAGGATAGCCGTACCGGGACTGTCGTCCATACCGGTTATAGGTGAGGCCCTGTTCCATCAAAACGCCCTCACCTATCTGGCCTGGGCCCTCATCCCCGTCGGCTATTGGATACTCTATAAAACCCAGCTCGGGCTGATACTGCGTTCAACCGGTGAAAACCCCGAGGCAGTGGACGCCGCCGGAATAAAGGTGGAGACGGTACGTCTCGGCGCGGTATTGGCCGCAGGCGCATTGGACGGCCTGGCTGGGGCGTTCTACTCGCTGGGATTTCTGGGCATGTACACCAACGACATAATCGGCGGTCGAGGATGGATAGCCTTCGCCATATGTTTCCTGGGAAACTGGAACCCCATGGGGGTCCTGGTGGGAGCTCTGGTGTTCGGACTTGCCGACGCCATGGCCATCCAGCTTCAGACCTCCGGCGTAACCCTTATACCGAACGAGTTTCTAATAGCCATGCCCTACATACTGACCATAGTGGCCACGGTAGCCAGAAAACGGTTCAACGTCCCCGCAACATTGGGGGTTCCCTACGAGAAGGAGCGGCGGTAG
- a CDS encoding BMP family protein: MRFTEKCAVFFMAVCIALAAVAPAMAEAKAPKDHKIVLILPGPINDQSWNATNYAGLVACNEELGTAMEYVENVQASDYESTFRNYAERGYDLIMAAGTQFDEAANRVAAKYPDSVFCVVNGLVSQGPNVRPVLPKEYEASYLAGIIAGFTTETGKVGMVGGFPNKLMVRLMNTYEYGVRIGSPEAKANRAYSNSWSDVALGKQMATSMIDKGADVLFFYANQVGLGAIQAAKEKGVKFVGFASNQNDIAKGTVVASVYFDFADMYKWTLGKFMDGTLAPEVNQAGIAEGIVKVAYSDQVPDEVRAQVEKAEKAITSGNLLYFASEFPESLK; this comes from the coding sequence ATGAGATTCACCGAAAAGTGCGCCGTATTCTTCATGGCGGTCTGTATAGCCCTGGCCGCTGTAGCCCCTGCTATGGCGGAGGCCAAGGCCCCGAAAGACCACAAAATAGTACTGATACTGCCGGGCCCCATAAACGACCAGAGCTGGAACGCCACCAACTACGCCGGACTGGTGGCCTGCAACGAAGAGCTCGGAACGGCCATGGAGTACGTCGAGAACGTCCAGGCCAGCGATTACGAGTCCACCTTCAGAAACTACGCCGAGAGAGGCTACGACCTCATAATGGCAGCCGGAACCCAGTTCGACGAGGCCGCCAACAGGGTGGCTGCCAAATACCCCGACAGCGTCTTCTGCGTCGTGAACGGCCTAGTGTCCCAGGGGCCGAACGTCCGTCCCGTCCTGCCCAAGGAATACGAGGCCAGCTACCTGGCCGGGATAATAGCCGGATTCACCACCGAGACGGGCAAGGTAGGAATGGTCGGAGGCTTCCCGAACAAGCTGATGGTCCGTCTGATGAACACCTACGAGTACGGCGTCCGCATCGGGTCTCCCGAGGCCAAGGCCAACAGGGCCTACTCCAATTCCTGGAGCGACGTCGCTCTGGGCAAGCAGATGGCCACCTCCATGATAGACAAGGGAGCGGACGTCCTCTTCTTCTACGCCAACCAGGTGGGCCTCGGAGCCATCCAGGCCGCCAAGGAAAAGGGAGTCAAGTTCGTCGGCTTTGCCAGCAACCAGAACGACATAGCCAAGGGCACCGTCGTGGCCAGCGTCTACTTCGACTTTGCCGACATGTATAAATGGACCCTTGGAAAATTCATGGACGGAACACTGGCCCCCGAGGTAAACCAGGCGGGTATAGCCGAAGGCATAGTCAAGGTGGCCTACTCGGACCAGGTTCCGGACGAGGTGAGGGCTCAGGTCGAGAAGGCCGAAAAGGCCATAACCTCCGGAAACCTCCTCTATTTCGCCTCCGAGTTCCCCGAGTCGCTGAAATAG
- a CDS encoding TRAP transporter large permease: MTGFLSASFAILIAVGMPIGFVLGVAGLLGMVKMGGGAVLNLVPQRYFAGVDMFTLMAMPFFILAGEIMNKTGITQRLVKFSNILVGHLQGGLAHANIVASIFFAGITGAAVSDTAAIGSMLIPAMVDEGYDKDFSAAITAASSIIGPTIPPSNIMVIYGAFMQVSIAGLFMTGLVPGLLLGVALMIMTARISKKRGYPVGERRATVKEMLVGLKDAIVALLMPLIILGGILSGMFTPTEAAAVAVAYAMVLGFFVYRNLTLRDMVPLFLKMARTTGVVFLVIAAASILGWVLTIEQIPEKVATFMLSISDNRYVIMGFILIMLLVVGMFMDIAAALIILGPILHPLAVQLGYHPLHFGIIMVLALNIALMTPPVGACLFVACGISKLTLEQISREILPFILVELAVLLLITFVPAIPLALPGAMGLLGR, from the coding sequence ATGACCGGATTCCTTAGCGCCTCCTTCGCCATACTGATAGCGGTGGGGATGCCCATAGGGTTCGTCCTGGGAGTGGCGGGACTTCTCGGTATGGTCAAGATGGGCGGTGGAGCCGTCTTGAACCTGGTGCCTCAGAGGTACTTCGCAGGGGTGGACATGTTCACACTGATGGCCATGCCCTTCTTCATATTGGCGGGAGAGATCATGAACAAGACCGGCATCACCCAGAGGCTGGTCAAGTTCAGCAACATACTGGTGGGACATCTCCAGGGAGGACTGGCCCACGCCAACATAGTGGCTTCAATCTTCTTCGCGGGTATAACCGGAGCGGCGGTCAGCGACACCGCCGCCATAGGATCCATGCTGATACCGGCCATGGTGGACGAGGGATACGACAAGGACTTCTCGGCGGCCATAACCGCCGCGTCCTCCATAATCGGCCCCACCATACCGCCGTCGAACATAATGGTGATCTACGGGGCCTTCATGCAGGTATCCATAGCGGGGCTCTTCATGACAGGGCTCGTCCCGGGGCTGCTGCTAGGGGTGGCCCTCATGATAATGACAGCCAGGATATCCAAGAAGAGGGGATATCCTGTCGGAGAGAGAAGAGCCACGGTAAAGGAGATGCTGGTCGGACTGAAGGACGCCATAGTGGCCCTTCTGATGCCCCTGATAATACTGGGGGGAATCCTCTCCGGAATGTTCACCCCCACCGAGGCGGCCGCCGTAGCGGTGGCCTACGCCATGGTGCTCGGTTTCTTCGTCTACAGAAACCTCACCTTGAGGGACATGGTTCCCCTGTTTCTCAAGATGGCCAGGACCACCGGGGTGGTCTTTCTGGTCATAGCCGCCGCGTCCATTTTGGGATGGGTGCTCACCATAGAGCAGATCCCGGAGAAGGTCGCCACCTTCATGTTGAGCATAAGCGACAACCGCTACGTCATCATGGGGTTCATTCTGATCATGCTCCTGGTGGTGGGTATGTTCATGGACATAGCGGCGGCTCTCATAATACTGGGTCCCATCCTTCACCCTCTGGCGGTGCAGCTGGGATATCATCCGCTTCACTTCGGGATCATCATGGTCCTGGCTCTCAACATAGCCCTGATGACCCCGCCGGTAGGGGCCTGTCTCTTCGTGGCCTGCGGCATAAGCAAGCTTACCCTGGAGCAGATAAGCCGGGAGATACTGCCCTTCATACTGGTGGAGCTGGCGGTTCTTTTGCTTATAACCTTCGTTCCGGCCATACCTCTGGCCCTTCCGGGAGCCATGGGGCTGCTGGGTCGGTGA
- a CDS encoding ABC transporter permease — protein sequence MADMKSTERKGAGAVLWPLFSVFMGLAASGLMMTLLGADPIEVYRRIFAMAFRDGYNVADIFAKATPLILTGLAFGFAFRANLFNIGAQGQFYLGCVASVWCALRLGHLSPWLVLPLCVLLAAAAGGAWASLVGFAKARFNSSEFLISMMSTYVALALMNFLLRGPLREAKGEYPQTDVISEGSWIPQLIPHTRLHWGFVLALAAAALAWFLLWRTSLGYRIRAVGMNRDAARYAGMDSGKIFVIVFAVSGAFAGLAGFTEVNGIQHMLVQGFSPMVGAEGIGIAILGNAHPLGIVLAAILFGALQVGGNLAVQTSGVPASIVGIMEGFVMLFVILSYALQIRLASARSKKKAREEGDRR from the coding sequence ATGGCTGATATGAAGTCCACCGAGAGAAAGGGAGCCGGAGCGGTTTTGTGGCCTCTCTTCTCCGTGTTCATGGGGCTTGCTGCCAGCGGCTTAATGATGACCCTTCTTGGGGCGGACCCGATAGAGGTCTACCGCAGGATCTTTGCCATGGCCTTTCGAGACGGATACAACGTGGCGGACATATTCGCCAAGGCCACCCCTCTCATACTCACGGGGCTGGCCTTCGGATTCGCCTTCAGGGCCAACCTCTTCAACATAGGGGCTCAGGGGCAGTTCTACCTGGGCTGCGTCGCCTCGGTCTGGTGCGCTCTCAGGCTGGGACACCTGTCTCCGTGGCTGGTGCTGCCTCTGTGCGTGCTCCTGGCGGCGGCGGCCGGAGGAGCCTGGGCCTCTCTGGTGGGATTCGCCAAGGCCAGATTCAACTCCAGCGAATTTCTCATAAGCATGATGTCCACCTACGTCGCTCTGGCTCTGATGAACTTTCTCCTCCGAGGTCCCCTGAGGGAGGCCAAGGGAGAGTATCCCCAGACCGACGTCATATCCGAGGGAAGCTGGATACCTCAGCTGATCCCCCACACCAGACTCCACTGGGGATTCGTTCTGGCCCTGGCAGCGGCGGCCCTCGCCTGGTTCCTGCTGTGGAGGACCTCTCTGGGCTACAGGATAAGGGCGGTCGGCATGAACAGAGACGCGGCCCGTTACGCCGGAATGGACTCGGGAAAGATCTTCGTTATAGTCTTCGCCGTGAGCGGTGCCTTCGCCGGTCTGGCCGGATTCACCGAGGTCAACGGCATACAGCACATGCTGGTGCAGGGATTCAGCCCCATGGTGGGAGCGGAGGGAATAGGCATAGCCATACTTGGTAACGCCCATCCCCTGGGCATCGTGCTGGCGGCGATACTCTTCGGAGCCCTTCAGGTAGGGGGAAACCTGGCGGTCCAGACCTCCGGGGTCCCCGCCAGTATCGTAGGGATAATGGAGGGATTCGTCATGCTCTTCGTCATACTCTCCTACGCTCTCCAGATAAGGCTGGCCTCCGCCAGGAGCAAGAAAAAAGCCAGAGAGGAAGGTGACCGACGATGA
- a CDS encoding ABC transporter ATP-binding protein, translating to MPAVELRGITKYFPGTVANDGVDLKVPAGKVVALLGENGAGKTTLMRILYGMYRPDGGEIAVDGQVVHIDSPQDAMALGIGMIHQHFSLVPVHTVAENVVLGLGSPMSGLDLGRISRELEELGGKYGLEVDPDALVRQLPVGMQQRVEIVKALYRKAKILIMDEPTAVLTPQETEHLFGFVREFTSMGNSVIFITHKLGEVMAIADSVTVMRDGKLVGTVSPSDSTEMDLARMMVGRDLELLSGDRDETTGGPRLEVFELAVKDDRGAAALDGLSLTVREGEIFGIAGVSGNGQQELAETICGLREAVSGKIVLDGLDVTGLPASRMIDLGVGYIPADRHRDGLVLDMTVEENLMLKGSSSFDLSRKGILRLDRISEMAGEMIRRFSVKTPSPVTKAKALSGGNQQKVVIAREIEVGSRLLVAVQPTRGLDLGAAEYVHSTLMEERAKGKAILLLSTELSEVLKLSDRIGVIYRGRLLDIFDRGRFDVDRIGLLMAGIEEVRHG from the coding sequence ATGCCCGCGGTTGAGCTCAGGGGAATAACGAAATACTTTCCCGGCACGGTGGCGAACGACGGCGTGGACCTGAAGGTCCCGGCGGGAAAGGTCGTCGCCCTGTTGGGGGAAAACGGAGCAGGAAAGACCACCTTGATGAGGATCCTCTACGGAATGTACCGTCCCGACGGCGGGGAGATAGCCGTGGACGGCCAGGTGGTCCATATAGATTCCCCTCAGGACGCCATGGCCCTGGGGATAGGCATGATTCACCAGCACTTCAGTCTGGTGCCGGTCCACACCGTGGCGGAGAACGTGGTGTTGGGTCTGGGATCTCCCATGTCGGGACTGGACCTCGGCAGGATATCTCGGGAGCTGGAGGAACTGGGAGGGAAATACGGCCTGGAGGTGGATCCGGACGCACTGGTGAGACAGCTTCCGGTCGGAATGCAGCAGAGGGTGGAGATAGTGAAGGCCCTCTATCGAAAGGCGAAAATACTGATCATGGACGAGCCCACGGCTGTGCTGACCCCTCAGGAGACCGAGCACCTCTTCGGTTTCGTCAGGGAGTTCACCTCCATGGGAAACTCGGTGATCTTCATAACCCATAAACTCGGAGAGGTCATGGCCATAGCCGACTCGGTCACTGTCATGAGGGACGGAAAACTGGTCGGGACGGTATCTCCCTCCGATTCCACCGAGATGGACCTGGCCAGGATGATGGTCGGGCGGGATCTGGAACTCCTCTCCGGCGACAGAGACGAGACCACCGGCGGTCCCCGTCTGGAGGTTTTTGAACTGGCGGTAAAGGACGATCGGGGGGCCGCGGCCCTGGACGGACTGTCCTTGACCGTCAGAGAGGGGGAGATCTTCGGAATAGCAGGGGTCAGCGGAAACGGACAGCAGGAGCTGGCCGAGACCATCTGCGGCCTCAGAGAGGCAGTCTCGGGAAAGATCGTCCTCGATGGCCTGGACGTCACCGGTCTTCCGGCCTCCCGGATGATAGACCTGGGAGTGGGCTACATCCCGGCGGACAGACACAGAGACGGACTGGTGCTGGACATGACGGTGGAGGAAAACCTGATGCTCAAGGGAAGCTCCTCTTTCGATCTGTCACGAAAAGGTATCCTCCGGCTGGACAGAATATCCGAGATGGCCGGGGAGATGATCCGACGGTTCTCCGTAAAGACCCCCTCTCCGGTCACCAAAGCCAAGGCCCTCTCCGGAGGAAACCAGCAGAAGGTGGTCATAGCCAGGGAGATAGAGGTCGGATCCCGGCTTCTCGTGGCGGTTCAGCCCACAAGGGGACTGGACCTCGGAGCGGCGGAATACGTCCACTCCACCCTCATGGAGGAGAGGGCCAAGGGAAAGGCCATACTGCTTCTCTCGACGGAACTCTCCGAGGTGCTCAAGCTCTCGGACCGCATAGGGGTCATATATCGTGGCAGGCTTCTGGATATATTCGACAGAGGCCGCTTCGACGTGGATCGTATCGGCCTCCTTATGGCAGGCATAGAGGAGGTGCGCCATGGCTGA